Genomic DNA from Trichoderma asperellum chromosome 5, complete sequence:
TTAATGTGAGCGCTCCCTACAGCACTGTCTACTGCCTAAAGGTACCTGTACTCAGTACTAAATTGTTGAGGGTTTCGCGCCCGTTGACGCGCCTCAGGCCTGCTCCGCTAGCCAAATTTTCTCGAACCTGAGGCCCCACCACCGCTCTTAGCCACCGCCAACGCCTCCTCTCCAAAACTTTCCGTTTTCACATTCTCCCAATCCCCAACGGCCTCAGTTTCTATTTGCATGTTTTTTTGCTCGCCCGACAAGCATCATGGCCGAGCCTATTCGAAACAAGCGCTCTGAGTATACTGCGCCGTGAGTGATGAGATGTCTTCACATTCTCTTTTGCATTTCAGCGATACTAACTACCCCGCCTTCAGTACACCGCAGAATACGCCAGCTGCTACCGCGCCCATAACCTCCCGCGCCCAGCAGCCCGGAGTGGCCAGCATCAAAGAAGGCAAGTCCAATCCAGATGCCGGAATCAAATACAGCGTATCTAACCTTGTCACTATCATATAGATGATATGGAACGAGCAGCTGCCGCCTCTCTCCTGGCGCAAAACCCCAAACTCGTGCAGATGATTCAAGGGCGACTTGGCTCTCTCATTGGACAGTCTTCTGGTTACATAGAATCCCTTCCCGCCCCTGTCCGTCGTCGGGTTTCAGGGCTGCGAGCCATTCAGAAAGATCATGCCAAATTGGAGTCTGAATTCCAAGAGGAAGTTCTTCAGCTTGAGAAGAAATACTTTGCCAAGTTTACTCCTCTGTACGAGAAGCGAtctgccatcatcaacggcaATGTGGAGCCCACGGAGGAGGAAGTCAAGAGGGGAGATGAGGACAACGAGGATGAAGCAGATGCAGCGGAGCCCGCTGAGGAGGCCGCACAGCCCGATGACTTGGCTGAGGCCGTGAAGGGAATTCCTGAGTTCTGGCTGTCTGCCATGAAGAACCAAGTTACCCTTGCGGAGATGATTACCGACCGGGACGAAGCTGCTTTGAAGCATCTTACCGATATCCGCATGGAGTACCTTGACAAGCCGGGCTTCCGCCTCATTTTCGAGTTCGCCGAGAATGAGTTCTTCTCAGACAAGACTCTCACCAAGACGTACTTTTACCAGAACGAGAGTGGCTACGGCGGCGACTTCATTTATGACCATGCTGAAGGCCACAAGATCGATTGGTACCCCGGTAAGGACCTCACGGTCCGTGtcgaggccaagaagcagaggaatAAGAGTGAGTTGCCTTTTTTGAGCTTTTTTTCCTGAATGCAAACTAACCTGATATAGACACCAAGCAGACCCGTATCGTTAAGAAGTCGGTGCCGACGGAGtccttcttcaacttcttctcccctcccaAGCCTCCTACCGACGATGCTGATCCAGAAGACGATGTTACATCAGACATCGAGGAGCGTCTGGAGCTAGACTACCAGCTTGGTGAGGATATCAAAGAAAAATTGATCCCACGTGCGGTTGATTGGTTCACTGGTGAGGCACTTGCATACGAAGAatatgatgaggatgatttGGAAGCCGGTGActacgacgacgaagatgatgatgaggacgacatgAGCGAGGAtcacgatgatgacgaggagtCTGATGAGGATGTAAGTTCAGTTTATTCCATTGAGCGTCTGTGGCGAGACTAACGAATAATGATAAAGGACGAGTCTGGAAAGCCCAAGCAAGAGGCAGCCGAGTGCAAGCAGAGCTAAGTAGCAGAATCTGCCCAAATTTAGAAGTTGGAAGCTTTCTACACATTAGAGGAAACTCGCGGGATGGAGGATGCAAAGTGGATAAGGATGAGAGGAATGGCGTATCTGAATTAATGACATCGCTATATGTTTTGTTTCATTGGTGATCGTCCCCAaaagaatgttttttttttcttgtctttcaCGTACTCAGAGATTTTATCTCAATAATAGTAACCAGGTACTAGGGGCAATATGTATTTTTGCTAATAGTTTAATGCGGAATGATTTgtgcttttataaaaatcaGTCCCTTTTGGAGGacacaaacaaaaagagattCCATGTTTAGTGAGATGCAGTTTGGGGCTCTATGTGGCTAGCTGATGTGATATCTTGATTCTTTTGTGTAGCTCCCACCCTTTATATCTAAACTCGCACCCGTAATATTACTTTGCCTATTTTTTTCGCTGAGGAAGTGCCTTCTGTGACGAGGTCTCTTTCGGCAGCTCTTTTGAGAAGGGGATGAACTCTGGAGCTCCAGGCAGATACTTTCGGAGGACCTCCGGCACACGTAAACCCTATAGCAGGTTAGGATTGCTATCGACTGGCAAACGGTCATGTCATCAAAGACTTACATCTTCTGTTTGGTAGTTTTCAAGAATGCAGCACAGAGTTCGCGTCGTTGCGCACAATGTGGAATTGAGGCAGTGGACATACTTCTTCTTGATATCTGTCTGCGTCTTTGTGCCACAGCGAATTTCAAGAGCACGAGACTGGTAGTCGGTGCAGTTGGAGCATGATACGAGTTCCTTGTATTCTCCCTGGAAGGGGAACCAGGCCTCCAGATCCAGTTTCTTGGAAGCAGCATCGTTGAGGGCACCAGAAACGATGGCGACCACTTGGTATGGCAGTTCCAGAGATTTGTAGAATTCTTCTGACACAGCAATCATGTCCTCAAATGCCTCCCAAGATTTCTCTGGGTCAGTAAGCAGAAATTGTTcaatctataataaattagctacgTCACAGGTGGATGGAACAGGTGGGTTTACCTTTTCAAACTGGTGAACACGGTAGATACCCCAAGCATCTCGGCCATGAGATCCGGCTTCTCGTCGGTAGCACGTGCTATAACCAGCATACCTGTGATTGATGATTAGCAAACCACCACATGCTTAATGTCTACGGCATGTCGTACTTGATAGGGAGCTCTTTGGGCTGCAGCCACTCGTCGGCGTGGAATGCGGAAATAGGTTGCTCGGACGTAGCAATGAGATACTTGTCATTCTTTGAATCTCCATCCACAACCTTGTACAGCTGCTCATCAAAGTCATCCAGCTGTGCTGTTTTGGCCATGTAATCCCTGAGCATGAACTGAGGGGCTTGGAGAGGGCAGTATCCCCGCTGAGTGAGGAACTCAAGACCGTAGTTTACCAGGGCCTGGTTGAGAAACACGCCCCATTGGCGCAAGAAATATCCACGGTGACCAACGACCTTGACACCTCGATCAGCATCATATCCATCGAGTCGGAGAAGGACCTCGTGATGCGACAGGACCGGTCGCTTCTCGACGGTAACGCCCTCGGGGCCCAGGTTCGCTGAACTGCATTGTCATCCTGGATATCAAGGGTTAGAGTAGTGTCAGTCAAAAGAGGATGTTTGGAGAAGCCGCACCTCGTTCTTGCTCACAGGCACAGAGTTGTGAACAAGGTTACCAATGGACTTGACCTTGGCCTTCAGAAGCACATCCTTCTCAGCCGCTGACTCGCTAagggccttttcttctttctgcagCGCGATCTTTTCCTGAAGAAGGTCATCCGCAttctccttggccttttgcAGCTACGGTTAGCAAAAGCACCGCCAGACCTAGGCACATAGATATAGTCTAccttcttcttggtcgcGATCTGCTTCTGGACGTCGTTTATTTTGCCCTTGATCTGACTGGCGCTGTATTGGGCTGTAACGAACGCGATTAGCAAAGATGAACCGGCTGTGGAA
This window encodes:
- a CDS encoding uncharacterized protein (BUSCO:EOG092D3BKV), giving the protein MAEPIRNKRSEYTAPTPQNTPAATAPITSRAQQPGVASIKEDDMERAAAASLLAQNPKLVQMIQGRLGSLIGQSSGYIESLPAPVRRRVSGLRAIQKDHAKLESEFQEEVLQLEKKYFAKFTPLYEKRSAIINGNVEPTEEEVKRGDEDNEDEADAAEPAEEAAQPDDLAEAVKGIPEFWLSAMKNQVTLAEMITDRDEAALKHLTDIRMEYLDKPGFRLIFEFAENEFFSDKTLTKTYFYQNESGYGGDFIYDHAEGHKIDWYPGKDLTVRVEAKKQRNKNTKQTRIVKKSVPTESFFNFFSPPKPPTDDADPEDDVTSDIEERLELDYQLGEDIKEKLIPRAVDWFTGEALAYEEYDEDDLEAGDYDDEDDDEDDMSEDHDDDEESDEDDESGKPKQEAAECKQS
- the SES1 gene encoding Cytosolic seryl-tRNA synthetase → MIAVSEEFYKSLELPYQVVAIVSGALNDAASKKLDLEAWFPFQGEYKELVSCSNCTDYQSRALEIRCGTKTQTDIKKKYVHCLNSTLCATTRTLCCILENYQTEDGLRVPEVLRKYLPGAPEFIPFSKELPKETSSQKALPQRKK